From Gimesia panareensis, the proteins below share one genomic window:
- a CDS encoding 2TM domain-containing protein, producing the protein MSEQDKNYELAKERVEKKMGFMIHAGVYVLVNAGLITLNLTRSPDKYWFIWPLGGWGIGLAFHAFKVYSTGGGKSWKQKMIEKEQARLNQ; encoded by the coding sequence ATGTCTGAGCAAGATAAAAATTATGAACTGGCCAAAGAACGTGTCGAAAAGAAAATGGGTTTCATGATCCACGCGGGAGTCTACGTGCTCGTCAACGCCGGCCTGATCACGCTGAACCTGACACGCTCCCCCGATAAATACTGGTTTATCTGGCCTCTGGGCGGCTGGGGCATCGGACTCGCGTTTCATGCCTTCAAAGTTTACAGCACCGGCGGGGGAAAGAGTTGGAAACAGAAGATGATCGAGAAGGAACAGGCTCGACTCAATCAATGA
- a CDS encoding thioredoxin-like domain-containing protein has product MPGKHAFLKQFYLLTAMLVGLITVSGPGLTAALADEKSPAPAEKKTEETPEPEDDPASKNPFPNRPQAPSLDGGTEWLNTSGEITLKDLRGKVVLIDFWTYCCINCMHVLPDLAYLEKKYPNELVVIGCHSAKFDNEKETDNIRRAIQRYEIKHPVINDSNMTVWRKYGVRAWPSMVLIDPEGKYCGHLSGEGNRELLDKVLERVIAYHRAKGTLDETPVHFDLESAKLKPTPLKFPGKLLADAPQNRLFISDSNHNRIVIASLDGKLIDVIGSGQIGNKDGDYKTAAFDHPQGMALVGNTLYVADTENHLIRKIDLDQKQVSTLAGTGEQARYRSAGGKLRESALNSPWALAEIDGVLYICMAGPHQIWSHKLGSDEIGVYAGSGREDIVNGPLDTSAFAQTSDITVDGDVFYVVDSEGSAVRKVDTKKKTVSTIAGTSDLERGRSLFEFGDKDGVGMHARLQHPLGVLYDNGRLFIADTYNHKLKTEDLKTFEVKTFLGTGKDGNSLNPVEFSEPSGLAKVGNRLFVADTNNHRICVVNLDNDQVSEFKVQGLTPPELPKTSDDSFTAASADALTASAQKVAAGVPLAVTVTPKLSSGYKLSPLAPVKFSFKSADDPEKTIARGKGTVKGNQVLLALPALKVPDGNYLLNLRFGYCRDGVGGLCKQHSAQWKVPVQTVAGEKNSDITLSLDLSQD; this is encoded by the coding sequence ATGCCAGGAAAGCACGCTTTTCTGAAACAATTCTACCTCCTCACTGCAATGCTCGTGGGCCTCATTACCGTCAGTGGTCCCGGCTTAACGGCTGCCCTGGCAGATGAGAAGTCTCCCGCACCTGCGGAAAAAAAGACTGAAGAAACTCCAGAACCGGAAGACGATCCCGCTTCAAAAAATCCGTTCCCGAATCGTCCCCAGGCCCCCAGCCTGGATGGGGGAACCGAATGGTTGAATACCTCGGGAGAGATCACACTCAAAGATCTCAGGGGTAAAGTCGTACTGATCGACTTCTGGACTTACTGCTGCATCAACTGCATGCACGTGCTCCCCGACCTGGCCTACCTGGAAAAGAAATACCCGAACGAACTGGTCGTCATCGGCTGCCATTCCGCAAAATTTGATAACGAAAAAGAGACCGACAACATCCGCCGGGCAATCCAGCGTTACGAAATCAAGCATCCCGTCATCAACGATTCGAATATGACCGTCTGGCGGAAGTACGGCGTACGGGCCTGGCCCTCCATGGTGCTCATCGATCCGGAGGGGAAGTACTGCGGTCATCTCTCGGGTGAAGGCAATCGTGAACTGCTCGACAAAGTTCTGGAGCGGGTCATCGCCTATCATCGTGCCAAAGGAACGCTCGATGAAACTCCCGTGCATTTCGATCTGGAATCCGCCAAGCTCAAACCGACGCCACTCAAGTTCCCGGGCAAGCTGCTGGCAGATGCTCCTCAGAACCGACTCTTTATTTCGGACAGTAACCACAACCGGATCGTCATCGCTTCCCTCGACGGCAAACTGATCGACGTGATTGGTTCGGGGCAGATCGGCAACAAAGACGGCGACTACAAAACGGCTGCCTTTGATCATCCCCAGGGCATGGCCCTGGTGGGCAATACGCTGTATGTCGCGGATACCGAAAATCATCTGATTCGCAAGATCGATCTCGATCAGAAACAGGTTTCGACACTCGCCGGTACCGGGGAACAGGCCCGCTACCGTTCCGCGGGAGGCAAACTCCGTGAGTCGGCGCTCAACAGTCCCTGGGCACTGGCCGAGATCGATGGCGTGCTCTACATCTGCATGGCAGGCCCGCACCAGATCTGGTCTCACAAGCTCGGTTCCGATGAAATCGGCGTTTACGCCGGTTCCGGTCGGGAAGATATCGTCAATGGTCCCCTCGATACATCCGCGTTCGCACAGACGTCCGACATCACTGTCGACGGCGATGTGTTTTACGTCGTGGACAGTGAAGGCTCCGCAGTCCGCAAGGTCGACACGAAGAAGAAGACTGTCTCTACGATTGCCGGTACATCCGATCTGGAACGGGGACGCTCCCTGTTTGAATTCGGGGATAAAGATGGTGTCGGAATGCACGCCCGCCTGCAGCATCCGCTGGGAGTTTTATACGACAACGGTCGGCTGTTTATTGCCGATACCTACAATCACAAATTGAAGACAGAGGATCTCAAAACCTTCGAAGTCAAAACGTTTCTCGGCACCGGTAAGGATGGAAACAGTCTGAATCCGGTGGAGTTCTCGGAACCTTCGGGTCTGGCGAAAGTCGGCAACCGTCTGTTCGTCGCAGACACCAACAACCACCGTATCTGCGTCGTCAATCTGGATAACGACCAGGTCAGTGAATTCAAGGTGCAGGGACTGACGCCGCCTGAATTACCGAAGACCTCCGATGACAGTTTCACTGCGGCCTCCGCGGATGCATTAACTGCATCTGCACAAAAAGTAGCAGCCGGTGTTCCCCTGGCGGTGACTGTCACGCCAAAACTTTCGTCTGGTTATAAACTCTCACCGCTGGCGCCTGTGAAGTTTTCATTCAAGTCGGCCGACGATCCCGAAAAGACGATCGCCAGGGGGAAGGGGACCGTCAAAGGGAATCAGGTCCTGTTGGCGCTGCCCGCGTTAAAAGTTCCAGACGGGAATTACCTGCTGAATCTCCGCTTCGGTTATTGCCGGGATGGTGTCGGCGGACTCTGCAAGCAGCATTCCGCTCAGTGGAAAGTGCCGGTACAGACAGTGGCAGGGGAAAAGAACAGTGACATCACTCTGTCTCTGGATCTTTCACAGGATTAA
- a CDS encoding ABC transporter permease, translated as MTRIIRIVRLAMKSLLLHKLRSGLTMLGIVFGVFSVIAMLAIGEGASAQAQKQVLELGATNVIVRSIKPPDEVAQTSSSARVLQYGLLRSDYKILTNTLPTIIKAAPIREVNREVRYIKEAMNARVVGCTADYLEMNHLDLAAGRFLTASDQSKLLNVAVVANEVANKLFKFEDPLGQSIRIGPMFYTVVGVTKDRTASAAIGGSLSGQDYNKDVYIPIKTLQAREGDLDIKRQAGSMTAEHIELNQITLRVNDKDTVLPTAQAIRETLEQSHPRNKDYAVVVPLELLKQAEQIRMIFNVVLGSIAAISLVVGGIGIMNIMLATVTERTREIGVRRALGARQRDIVEQFLTETIVLAGSGGLIGVVFGLLTPITFLGIQWFVQHFVMEGNTAGSDVGRMFFDLQPQIAFWSLPVAFGISVTIGILSGIYPAISAAKLDPIEALRHE; from the coding sequence ATGACCCGTATCATTCGCATTGTTCGTCTCGCCATGAAAAGCTTATTGCTGCATAAGCTGCGGTCCGGACTGACGATGCTCGGGATTGTGTTCGGTGTGTTTTCCGTGATTGCCATGCTGGCCATTGGGGAAGGCGCCAGTGCCCAGGCACAAAAACAGGTGCTCGAACTGGGGGCGACCAATGTCATCGTCCGCAGCATCAAACCGCCCGATGAGGTGGCTCAGACTTCCAGCAGTGCACGGGTGCTGCAATATGGTCTGCTCCGTTCCGACTATAAAATTTTGACCAATACTCTGCCCACGATTATCAAGGCCGCCCCGATTCGGGAAGTCAACAGGGAAGTCCGCTATATCAAGGAAGCCATGAATGCCCGCGTGGTCGGTTGTACTGCCGACTATCTGGAGATGAATCACCTGGACCTGGCGGCGGGGCGTTTTCTGACGGCCAGTGATCAAAGCAAGCTGCTCAACGTTGCGGTGGTCGCCAACGAAGTCGCGAACAAACTGTTTAAATTTGAAGACCCGCTGGGACAGTCCATCCGCATCGGTCCCATGTTCTACACCGTGGTCGGCGTGACGAAAGACCGGACCGCTTCTGCAGCCATCGGGGGCAGTCTCTCCGGACAGGACTACAACAAAGACGTTTACATTCCCATTAAGACGCTGCAGGCTCGCGAAGGTGATCTGGACATCAAACGCCAGGCAGGGAGCATGACGGCCGAACATATCGAATTGAATCAGATTACGCTTCGCGTCAATGATAAAGATACCGTGCTCCCCACCGCGCAGGCCATTCGGGAAACGCTCGAACAGTCACACCCGCGCAACAAAGACTATGCGGTCGTTGTCCCCCTGGAACTGCTCAAGCAGGCTGAACAGATCCGGATGATCTTCAACGTGGTCCTGGGGTCGATCGCTGCCATCAGTCTGGTCGTGGGAGGCATCGGCATTATGAATATCATGCTGGCAACCGTGACCGAACGGACCCGTGAGATCGGCGTCCGTCGTGCTCTGGGAGCCCGGCAGCGCGATATTGTTGAGCAGTTTCTGACCGAAACGATCGTGCTGGCCGGATCGGGGGGACTGATCGGCGTGGTCTTCGGTCTGCTGACCCCGATCACATTCCTCGGCATTCAATGGTTCGTCCAGCATTTCGTCATGGAAGGAAATACTGCTGGCTCAGATGTGGGACGCATGTTCTTTGATCTACAGCCACAGATCGCGTTCTGGAGTCTGCCGGTTGCCTTTGGGATCTCGGTTACCATCGGAATTCTCTCCGGAATCTATCCGGCGATCTCTGCTGCCAAGCTCGACCCGATCGAAGCACTGCGGCACGAATAA
- a CDS encoding ABC transporter ATP-binding protein has protein sequence MRLAAQVVDLTKFYDLGSVVVKALRGVSTDFPEGDFVAIMGSSGSGKSTLLNLLGALDRPTSGQYFLGGRDVSTLDDDELSLMRNDMIGFIFQSFNLIAQYTVLENIEVPLLYRAGYPAIGREEREWCIELARMVGLGDRLDHRPFQLSGGQQQRVSIARALVNDPQIILADEPTGNLDSATEEEIMEILHNLNNQGRTIIMVTHEPAVARQAKRQIMMKDGLIESETIQEPSYPVH, from the coding sequence ATGAGGCTGGCTGCTCAAGTTGTCGACCTCACCAAGTTTTATGATCTGGGCTCCGTGGTGGTGAAAGCGTTAAGAGGAGTCTCGACCGATTTCCCTGAAGGTGACTTCGTCGCCATTATGGGATCATCGGGGAGTGGTAAGAGTACACTCTTAAATCTGCTCGGTGCGCTCGACCGGCCCACCAGTGGTCAGTACTTCCTCGGTGGACGCGATGTCTCCACCCTGGACGACGATGAACTCTCACTCATGCGCAACGACATGATCGGCTTCATCTTTCAGTCGTTCAACCTGATCGCGCAATACACGGTCCTGGAAAATATTGAAGTCCCCCTGCTCTACCGTGCCGGCTATCCCGCCATCGGACGCGAAGAACGGGAATGGTGCATCGAGCTTGCCCGCATGGTCGGACTTGGCGATCGACTGGATCACCGTCCGTTTCAGCTTTCCGGGGGGCAGCAGCAGCGTGTCTCGATCGCCCGGGCACTCGTCAACGATCCCCAGATCATTCTGGCAGACGAACCGACGGGGAACCTGGATTCCGCAACCGAAGAGGAAATTATGGAGATCCTCCACAATCTGAACAATCAGGGACGTACGATTATTATGGTGACCCATGAACCTGCCGTCGCCAGACAGGCCAAACGGCAGATTATGATGAAAGACGGTCTCATTGAAAGTGAGACCATCCAGGAACCCTCATACCCCGTCCACTGA
- a CDS encoding efflux RND transporter periplasmic adaptor subunit, translating to MRSTQKLKRQRRLPKKRTLILLTILVGVAVVLLVPAVRTPLFSAFSSGQKKNTTYITDQATRGAFRVSVTERGQLDSLNNVTLSSKVKGFTTIISIVPEGTMVKAGDMVCELDSSALVDKEKQQQIQVTQAEAELKQAEENVAIQKTQNESDVSAAQLALDLAKLDLEKFQKGESQRDLNVKEGAVTKAREDLQRAEENFEFSKRIAKKGYKNQNDVEADRITVVKAEIDLEIAKEDLKVEKDFVQRRKEKELIADVDEKKLNLERVKRQGVAALAQFDARLKASQLTYEVERSELDRIREQIENCKMIAPQNGQVVYANQNSGRRGSGEDVIEEGTEVRERQAIIQLPDFSKMKVDARIHESKISMISEGQDVDIRVDAFPEQRYAGIVDQVSSVPISSNWMRPDLKEYKATIKIVPNGADITKLKPGLTAEIEIRIEERDDVLQVPVQSVITIGDERYIFVLTPSGTAIRREIKIGQASDTMIEILDGVTAGEEVILNPRTHFADELIELEEQLALEKKKAAKEGGGGPGKGAPAGGQGKPGAKAGGKKPAGGGSGNVLQRFDKDSDGKVSKDEAPDRMKERFDDIDTNRDGFLDAGELSKARPPSGGGAGGGPRPAGERRP from the coding sequence ATGCGCTCGACACAGAAACTGAAACGCCAGCGCAGGCTCCCTAAAAAAAGAACGCTGATCCTTCTCACCATTCTGGTCGGGGTCGCTGTGGTCTTACTGGTGCCTGCTGTGCGGACACCGCTGTTCTCTGCGTTCTCTTCGGGGCAGAAGAAGAACACCACCTACATTACCGATCAGGCAACACGGGGCGCCTTTCGTGTGTCGGTGACCGAACGGGGACAGCTGGACAGTCTGAATAACGTCACCCTTTCCAGTAAGGTCAAGGGTTTCACAACCATCATCAGCATTGTTCCGGAAGGAACCATGGTTAAAGCCGGCGATATGGTCTGTGAGCTGGACTCCTCCGCGCTGGTCGATAAGGAAAAGCAGCAGCAGATTCAGGTGACGCAGGCCGAGGCGGAACTCAAGCAGGCTGAAGAAAATGTCGCGATTCAAAAGACTCAAAACGAGAGTGATGTCTCCGCAGCGCAGCTGGCACTCGATCTGGCGAAGCTCGATCTGGAAAAATTCCAGAAGGGGGAATCGCAACGCGATCTGAATGTCAAAGAAGGTGCCGTCACCAAAGCACGTGAAGATCTGCAGCGGGCGGAAGAGAACTTCGAGTTCTCGAAACGGATCGCCAAGAAAGGCTATAAAAACCAGAACGATGTGGAAGCCGACCGGATCACCGTGGTCAAGGCCGAGATCGACCTGGAAATCGCCAAAGAAGATCTCAAAGTGGAAAAAGATTTCGTTCAGCGGCGAAAAGAGAAAGAACTGATTGCAGACGTTGATGAAAAGAAGCTGAATCTGGAACGCGTGAAAAGACAGGGGGTCGCCGCACTGGCCCAGTTCGATGCCCGGCTCAAAGCCAGCCAGCTGACCTATGAAGTCGAACGCAGTGAACTGGACCGCATTCGCGAACAGATCGAAAACTGCAAAATGATCGCGCCGCAGAATGGCCAGGTGGTCTACGCCAACCAGAACAGCGGGCGTCGCGGTAGCGGTGAGGATGTGATCGAAGAAGGGACCGAAGTCCGCGAACGTCAGGCCATCATCCAGCTGCCCGATTTCTCGAAGATGAAAGTCGATGCCCGGATTCACGAATCTAAAATCAGTATGATCAGTGAAGGGCAGGATGTGGATATCCGCGTTGATGCCTTTCCCGAACAACGCTACGCGGGAATTGTCGACCAGGTCTCTTCCGTACCGATTTCCTCCAACTGGATGCGTCCGGACCTCAAGGAATACAAGGCCACCATCAAAATTGTCCCCAATGGGGCTGATATCACCAAGCTCAAACCCGGGCTTACCGCAGAAATTGAAATCCGCATTGAAGAACGCGACGACGTGCTGCAGGTTCCCGTCCAGTCGGTCATCACCATTGGCGACGAACGCTACATTTTTGTCTTAACTCCCAGTGGAACTGCCATCCGCAGGGAAATTAAAATCGGTCAGGCCAGTGATACCATGATCGAAATCCTGGATGGCGTGACCGCCGGTGAAGAGGTCATTCTCAATCCACGGACTCACTTTGCAGACGAGCTGATCGAACTCGAAGAACAGCTGGCGCTCGAAAAGAAAAAGGCGGCCAAAGAGGGAGGCGGTGGCCCCGGTAAAGGTGCACCCGCTGGTGGTCAAGGGAAACCGGGCGCCAAAGCAGGTGGTAAGAAACCGGCCGGTGGTGGCTCAGGTAACGTCCTGCAACGCTTCGACAAAGACTCGGATGGAAAAGTCTCGAAAGACGAAGCCCCCGATCGGATGAAGGAACGCTTCGACGATATCGATACCAACAGGGATGGTTTCCTGGACGCCGGCGAACTCAGCAAAGCGCGTCCCCCCTCGGGTGGCGGCGCAGGCGGTGGCCCCCGACCTGCGGGAGAACGGCGACCATGA
- a CDS encoding TolC family protein, with the protein MSRAKFIQIGEALKSGYAVALIVGLTLVHTGCSPTFWADQANSDSYDILAEKSDDPAWELPRVDVDPDPRSRFYDPYDPNHEPLPPDDPAANVYMHWLQYKKGYKSWHKFGRALSIENPDWLVQYGISPEMSAEMAAAGNALPGTELPALEEVTLREAIDIANINSREYQFQIENLFLSALDLTLSRFQFDVKYLGIGGQNPQVDLNRRRLSNGTQELDLSSRMGVNQMLPSGAQWAVEIANNTLWLFSGSNSTSSVSVLSYSLVQPLLLGAGRKVVLNGLTQSERDVLYQTRTLARFRKTFFTDTVGGGNGFLQLLQQLQVIYNQRNNIKLLERQVEIKRALSSQKVNVQQERLEELPDNWIIPPALANKMEYDDESRMLSWKGEMSEEQEKLLLALSDADAYQATVNELISRIRTEVVTLDVAQLETQLASSINTLRTAERRYQDSLGSFKIFMGLPPDMPLSIDESLLKPFQLIDPLLPEIEQEIYDFVEVWATVYVEDWEDPNLVPPTTADMLKVVNGLELLIKRLKTDALLTLDQDIKNIELLLGEETEGVSEELLALRQRRFESDADRERVRQSTANDIRLYSGVRKEVNELQSRLDGLRGFLSEDNLSNNQKKKIILEMANLREDMLRISQGMQVIEIGLRVELITLEPFTMNSTEAVRIGLDNRLDLMNQRAFVMDARRLMEVQSNQLEAVLNVVVDGDVSTPSGRNRPLDFRGSQASLRAGVEFTAPLSLVQQRNAYRESQIDYQRQRRTFMEAQDNVKFQIRQSWRQLNVLRQNFETSRVQIRLAALQYDSAVEATSDPAQAGRNQGLNLLNALSSVLTAQNSLISNWVNYEQNRLNIYRDMGIMEIDANGIWEDNFYQHRAGTIRPTNEHRQPPPPESTESTSVTGTGDVKQVVFRPAAELNALDTETETPAQAP; encoded by the coding sequence ATGAGTCGCGCTAAATTCATTCAAATTGGAGAAGCTCTCAAGTCAGGTTATGCGGTCGCGCTGATCGTCGGCCTGACGCTGGTGCACACTGGTTGCTCACCCACCTTCTGGGCGGATCAGGCCAATTCGGATTCGTATGATATCCTGGCGGAAAAGTCCGATGACCCCGCCTGGGAACTCCCCCGTGTCGATGTTGATCCCGACCCGCGCAGTCGATTCTACGATCCCTATGATCCCAACCACGAACCACTGCCCCCCGATGACCCGGCAGCGAACGTTTACATGCACTGGCTGCAGTACAAAAAAGGTTACAAGAGCTGGCATAAATTCGGTCGCGCACTCAGCATTGAAAATCCTGACTGGCTCGTGCAATACGGCATCTCACCTGAGATGAGTGCAGAAATGGCCGCGGCCGGAAATGCACTCCCGGGCACAGAACTGCCGGCCCTGGAAGAAGTCACTCTGCGGGAAGCCATTGATATTGCCAACATTAACAGCCGTGAATATCAGTTCCAGATCGAGAACCTGTTTCTCTCCGCACTCGATCTGACTCTCAGTCGATTCCAGTTTGACGTCAAATATCTGGGTATTGGCGGGCAGAACCCTCAGGTGGACTTGAACCGTCGTCGTCTCTCCAACGGAACACAGGAACTCGATCTCTCCAGTCGCATGGGCGTCAATCAGATGCTGCCCAGTGGAGCACAGTGGGCCGTCGAAATTGCAAACAATACACTCTGGCTCTTTTCCGGATCGAATTCGACCAGTTCTGTCAGTGTCCTGTCTTACTCACTCGTGCAGCCGTTGCTGCTCGGTGCCGGTCGGAAAGTGGTCTTGAACGGACTGACCCAGTCCGAGCGTGACGTGCTCTACCAGACTCGAACACTGGCCCGCTTCCGCAAGACCTTCTTTACCGATACCGTCGGCGGCGGGAATGGCTTTCTGCAACTGCTGCAACAGTTACAGGTAATCTACAACCAGCGAAACAACATCAAACTGCTTGAACGTCAGGTGGAAATTAAGCGGGCTTTGTCTTCACAGAAAGTCAATGTGCAGCAGGAACGCCTGGAAGAACTGCCCGACAACTGGATAATTCCGCCCGCCCTCGCAAACAAGATGGAATACGATGATGAATCGCGAATGCTTTCCTGGAAGGGCGAAATGTCGGAAGAACAGGAGAAGCTGCTCCTGGCACTCAGCGATGCCGATGCCTACCAGGCGACCGTCAATGAGCTTATCTCGCGGATCAGAACCGAAGTGGTGACCCTGGACGTGGCACAGCTGGAAACACAGCTTGCTTCTTCGATTAACACGCTCAGAACGGCTGAGCGGCGATATCAGGATTCACTGGGTAGCTTCAAGATCTTTATGGGGCTGCCTCCCGATATGCCTCTGAGTATTGATGAGTCTCTGCTCAAACCATTCCAGTTGATTGATCCCCTGCTGCCGGAAATCGAACAGGAAATTTATGACTTCGTCGAAGTCTGGGCCACGGTCTATGTCGAAGACTGGGAAGATCCCAATCTGGTTCCGCCCACAACAGCGGATATGTTGAAGGTGGTCAACGGACTGGAATTGTTGATCAAGCGTTTAAAGACTGATGCCCTGCTGACACTGGATCAGGATATTAAAAATATTGAACTCCTGCTGGGGGAGGAAACAGAAGGGGTCTCGGAGGAACTTCTGGCCTTGCGCCAGCGCCGTTTCGAATCTGATGCAGATCGTGAGCGGGTCCGTCAGAGCACCGCGAATGATATACGACTGTATTCAGGCGTGCGTAAGGAAGTCAACGAACTCCAGAGCCGCCTGGATGGCCTGCGAGGCTTTCTGAGCGAAGATAATCTTTCCAATAACCAGAAAAAGAAAATAATTCTGGAAATGGCCAACCTGCGGGAAGACATGCTCAGAATTTCACAGGGGATGCAGGTAATTGAGATCGGTTTGCGTGTAGAACTCATTACTCTGGAACCCTTTACGATGAATAGTACCGAGGCGGTCCGCATCGGTCTGGACAATCGCCTGGACCTGATGAATCAGCGGGCTTTCGTGATGGATGCCAGAAGATTGATGGAAGTGCAGTCTAATCAGCTCGAAGCGGTGTTAAATGTTGTAGTCGACGGAGACGTAAGTACTCCCTCCGGCAGGAACCGGCCGCTGGACTTCCGCGGTAGTCAGGCTAGTTTACGGGCGGGGGTGGAATTTACGGCTCCATTATCATTAGTACAGCAGAGAAATGCCTATCGGGAATCTCAAATCGATTACCAGAGACAGCGCCGTACCTTCATGGAGGCTCAGGACAACGTAAAGTTCCAAATCAGGCAAAGTTGGCGGCAGCTGAATGTTCTGCGTCAGAACTTTGAAACGTCACGTGTGCAGATCCGCCTGGCAGCGCTGCAGTATGACAGTGCGGTGGAAGCCACTTCTGATCCTGCCCAGGCCGGTCGAAATCAGGGGTTAAATCTGTTAAATGCCTTATCTTCGGTACTAACTGCACAAAACAGTTTAATCAGCAACTGGGTAAATTATGAACAAAACCGACTTAACATCTATCGAGATATGGGTATTATGGAGATAGATGCCAACGGCATCTGGGAAGACAATTTCTATCAACACCGCGCGGGAACGATAAGACCTACCAATGAGCACCGCCAACCACCCCCCCCAGAATCAACCGAATCAACCTCAGTCACTGGAACAGGAGACGTCAAGCAAGTCGTCTTCCGACCAGCAGCAGAGCTCAATGCGCTCGACACAGAAACTGAAACGCCAGCGCAGGCTCCCTAA
- a CDS encoding MarR family winged helix-turn-helix transcriptional regulator, translating into MEQDRKPATISSASEADWRSLQHQEFVEQIDLLIRTAHMIRTALNNSFAQLEINEVRYAALKVIDAIRESGCSQSELARKLGQSESNICTLIERMESDRLVIRQQSQKDRRKRVLQVTAEGAQILERVKEYHGTVSQRLLAALSQDQRRQLTGMLQTLLKAAQIQRTQRETVRTVSDSPAPYALRDVPAA; encoded by the coding sequence ATGGAACAGGATCGCAAACCGGCTACCATCTCTTCCGCGAGTGAAGCAGACTGGAGATCACTGCAGCATCAGGAATTTGTGGAGCAGATTGATTTATTAATCCGCACCGCGCATATGATCCGCACCGCATTGAATAACAGTTTCGCACAGCTGGAAATCAACGAAGTCCGGTATGCTGCCTTGAAAGTGATCGATGCCATTCGCGAATCCGGTTGTTCCCAGTCGGAACTGGCGCGCAAGCTGGGCCAGTCAGAATCCAATATCTGCACACTGATCGAACGCATGGAAAGTGACCGTCTGGTCATTCGCCAGCAGTCGCAGAAGGATCGTCGCAAGCGTGTGCTGCAGGTCACTGCCGAAGGCGCGCAGATTCTGGAACGTGTCAAAGAATACCACGGTACGGTTTCACAACGTCTGCTGGCCGCTTTGTCTCAGGATCAGAGACGTCAACTGACCGGGATGCTGCAGACGTTACTCAAAGCAGCCCAGATACAACGTACACAACGGGAAACGGTGCGGACCGTTTCAGACTCCCCTGCCCCTTATGCATTACGTGATGTCCCTGCCGCCTGA